The DNA sequence TCATTCGCTTCGGTCTGGCTCCGGAAAATTCATTGAGGGAGAACATCTTGGCCGGACCCTGGCATCCGGCACTGGGGCAGTCTGTCCGTGGGTTGGCCCTGCTTGAAATTGTCCGCACCCGTCTGGTCCAGACAGGCATGAGGCCGGTCTCCTTCTCTGTGCCGCGTCGCTATCAGGGGGAGTTGTTCGGGCATAAGGGTGAATTGACCGACGATTACCGGGCCTTGGGGTTGGGCCGCAGCGCAGTCCGGTATACAGACGAATCCGATTTCACCTTGGCATGAGTGTTGCAAATATCGGCTGAAATCGGTTATTCGGTGAGCAATCGATTGGCCCTGGTGGTATTTCGCGGGAATGCTCTCTGCCAACTCACCGATAAAATGGGAAAATATTGCCACATGAATACTCAACCCGTCATACATTTAGGTTGGTAAGCAGATGTCAAAATCACAGAAGATAGTTGTTATCGGCGCCGGATACTGGGGTAAAAACCTGATCCGCAATTTTTACAACCTGGGCGCTCTGGCGTGCATTTGTGACAACAATGAGGCCACGCTGGCCTCATTTCGGGAGCAGTATCCGGGTGTGGACACCTGTGTGAAACTGTCCGAGGCTTTGGGCCGTGAGGACATCACTGGCGTGGTGGTGGCCACCCCTGCTGAGATGCATTTTGAGCAGGCCAAGGCTGCTCTCCTGGCGGGTAAGCATGTGTACGTGGAAAAGCCGTTGGTCCTGAACGAGGACCATGCCAGGGAGTTGATCTCCATTGCCGACAGCCGTGAGCGAGTGCTCATGGTCGGTCATCTGCTCCAGTACCATCCGGCCTTTCTGGCCATCCGAACCCTTGCCAGCGCTGGCGACCTGGGAAGGATCAATTATATCTGTTCCCACCGGCTCAATCTGGGCAAGATCAGGCGCGAGGAGAACATACTCTGGTCCTTTGCTCCCCATGACATATCCATGATCCTGTCCCTGGCGGGCGAGGAACCGGAATCCGTCATGGCCGTGGGCGCCAACTACCTGCACGAGCACATTGCCGACGTCACTACTACCCATCTGGAATTTCCCTCCGGACTCAAGGCCCACATCTTCGTGTCCTGGCTGCATCCGTTCAAGGAACAAAAGCTGGTAGTGGTGGGCGACAAGAAGATGGCCGTGTTTGATGACACCAAACCCTGGCCCGAAAAACTGGTCCTCTATCCCCATGAAGTCCGCTGGGAAAACAACACCCCGGTGCCTAACAAGGCCGACGGGTTTCCGGTCAAGCTATCCCAGTCCGAGCCACTCAAGCTCGAATGCCAGCATTTTCTCGACTGCCTCGAACAGGGGCAAACGCCGCGCACCGATGGTCATGAAGGGCTGCGCGTGCTCAAGGTGCTCAATGCGAGCCAGAAGTCCCTGGACAACCACGGTCGTCTGGTGACCATGAGAGGGGACGCCCAGGGAGAAAAGGCCGTTTCTGAAGTATTCGTACACGAAACAGCGGTCCTCGATGATAATGTGACTTTGGGCAGCGGGTCCAAGGTCTGGCATTTTTCCCACATCCTGTCCGGGTCCGTCATCGGGAAAAACGTAAGCATGGGACAAAGTGTCTGCGTCGGGCCAAACGTCACTGTCGGCGACGGCTGCAAGATTCAGAACAACGTCTCGGTCTATACCGGCGTAACCTTGGAAGAGAATGTCTTTTGCGGGCCGTCCATGGTTTTCACCAATGTGTTCAATCCCAGGGCGAACATCAGCCGGATGAGCGAGGTCCGGCCCACCAGAGTGGGCAAGGGGGCGACTCTCGGGGCCAACTGCGTCATCGTTTGCGGCAATGATATTGGCCGGTATGCCCTGGTCGGTGCAGGCGCGGTGGTAACCAAGGCCGTACCGGACCACGCATTGGTCATGGGCAACCCGGCCCGTTTGTCCGGCTGGGTCTGTCAGTGCGGGGTCAAGCTTGAAGACAACGCCTGTCCGGAGTGCGGCAAGACCTACGATTTCCCTGAGCAGCCGGCCGCCTGAGCCGTGCCGAACACGAGGAGTTTCCATGATTCCCTTCATTGATCTCAAGGCGCAGTTCGCCTGCATTGAAGAAGACGTTCGCGGCCGCATGGACACGGTCCTGGCCCACGGGAGGTTCATCATGGGGCCGGAGGTGGCCGAGCTTGAGCGTGAGCTGGCCTCCTTTGCCGGGACAGACCATTGTATCAGTTGTTCGTCCGGCACTGATGCTTTGCTCATGGCGCTTATGGCCGAGGGAGTGGGGCCCGGCGACGCGGTCTTCACCACGCCCTTCACTTTCATCGCCACCGCCGAGGTCATCACGCTGCTGGGGGCCACCCCTGTATTCGTTGACATCGACCCGGTCACCTTCAACATGGACCCGCGTCAGCTTGATCTGGCCGCCACCGCAGTTCGTAGCCAGGATGCCGCATCATATCCGCTGCCCATCACCGCCCTCGGGGACGAGCCGCTCAGGCTGAAACTGGTCATACCGGTGGACCTGTTCGGACATCCGGCGGACTACGATGCCATCAACGCCGTGGCTTTGAAGCACGGCCTGACGACGTTGGCCGATGCGGCCCAGAGTTTCGGCGCGCAGTACCAGGACGGCAGGGCCGTGACCTGCGGAAAGATAGCGGCCACCAGCTTTTTTCCGGCCAAGCCTCTGGGGTGTTTCGGCGATGGCGGTGCGGTGTTCACCAATGACGAGACCGTGGCCGAGGTCTGTCGTTCGCTGCGGGTGCACGGCAAGGGCGGCCACAAATACGACAATGTGCGGACCGGGCTTAACGCGCGTATGGACACCTTGCAGGCAGCAGTATTGCTGGCCAAGCTGGCCATATTCCCGGATGAACTGGTCAAACGCCAGGTCGTGGCCGACGGCTATGCCCAAGGACTTTCCGGTGTTCCGAACCTTGTTTTGCCGGTGGTCAGCCCCGGCTGCACCAGCGCCTGGGCCCAGTACACGGTGCGCCATCCGAGGCGCGATGAGGTGCAGGCTGTTCTCAAGGAACGGGGGGTGCCGACTGCCGTGTACTATCCCTGCCCATTGCATCTGCAAACAGCCTTTGCCTATCTCAAGTACGAGCATGGCGCGTTTCCGGTGTCCGAAGTCGCATCTCAGGAAGTCTTTTCCCTGCCCATGTCCCCTTATGTCGAACCGAAAACCCTGGACGAGATCTGCACCCATGTGGAAGCGGCCGTCAACTGGGTCTCCAAGGTGTGAGCGACATGGACAGGCTGACTCTGGTGACCATCGTGGGGGCTCGTCCCCAGTTCGTCAAGGCTGCTACCGTGTCCAGGGCCGTCAATGCCCATAACAGGACCGGCGATGGGCCTGAATTGGTGGAATATCTTGTGCACACGGGCCAACACTATGACCATGCCATGAGCCAGACGTTTTTCGACGAGTTGAATATAGCCCGTCCGGACGAGAACCTGGGCGTGGGTTCCGGGCCGCATGGGGCGCAGACAGCCAGGATGCTCGAAGCCCTGGAATCAGTCCTGACCCGGAACAGCCATGACGCTGTCCTGGTTTACGGTGACACCAACTCCACCCTGGCCGGAGCCTTGGCTGCGGCCAAGCTGCACACCCCGGTCTTTCATGTGGAGGCGGGGCTGCGCAGTTTCAACAAGGCCATTCCCGAAGAAGTCAACCGCATTCTCACCGACCATGTTTCTTCTCTGCTCCTTTGTCCGACGCAGACCGCCGTGGACAACCTGCGTCGTGAATCCATCACCCAGGGCGTGCACCTGGTTGGCGATGTCATGTATGATTCGGTTGTGCACTACCGTACACAGGCGGACGGTAAGACGGACCCGCCCGACTTTCAGGGCCTGACTGCGGGCGGTTATTTGTTGGCCACCGTGCACCGGGCAGAGAACACTGATCACAGGGAAAAGCTGGAAGCCATTCTGTCCGCATTGGGAGAGATGGGGCGAACAACGCCGGTGATCCTGGCCTTGCACCCCCGGACTCGCAAGCTGGCGCAGGCCCATGGGTTGTCCATCCCGGAAACGGTCCAGGTGGTGGAGCCTTTACCATACCTGTCCATGCTCCGGCTCCAGGCGAATGCCCTTGGCATTGTCACCGACTCCGGCGGTATCCAGAAGGAGGCGTTTTTCCTCGGCAAGCCGTGTCTGACAGTCCGCGAGGAGACCGAGTGGCTTGAGACGGTGGAGTTCGGGGCCAACACCCTGGCGGGTACGGACCGCGAGATCATGCGCGGCTGGCACAACGCGGTCAGGCAGGGCGCGTTTCATATGCCCGAAGACGTTCATCCTTATGGGGATGGCAACGCCGCCGGCCGAATCGTTGAAACCATTTTAGACCATTTCAGCCACCGGACCTAATTCCGATACGCGAAGAAGAACCGAAAAAGAGTAGTATTTGTCATGAAGCGCATATCCGTCGTCGTTCCCAGCTACAATCACGCGCCGTATATCGAGGCGTGTCTCGACTCCATTTATTTCCAGGACTACGGGAATCTGGAAATCGTCATCGTGGACGATTGCTCTCCCGACGGGTCGGGCGACATAATCCAGCGGTGGGTGGACAACATTGATGTGGAGCGGGTTTCCTTTGCGGCCTACTATGATGAAGAGAAGCATGAGATCGTCCGGCATGAGCACCGGCGGTACGACAAGAACCGCACGGTGGTGTTCCTGCGCAACAAGCAGAATATGGGATCCACCCGGACCTACAACCGGGGATTCAAGGTGGCCACGGGCGAGTATTGCGCCTTTGTAGCCTCGGACGATATCTGTCATCCCCAGATGTTTTCCACCTTGGCCAAGCCGTTGGATGAAGATGCTGCGGACTTTGTGTTTTCCGACCTGTTCATCGTTGACGACGCTATGCGGATAGTGCGCGAATTCCAGTTCCCGGACTACGACTTCAAACGCAATTTCTGTGACTGGTATCTGTGCGGTGTGGCAACCCTGTACCGCCGGTCCCTGCACGAACGCTTCGGCTGGTATGACGAGACGGCCATGGCCGACGATCACGAGTGCTATTTGCGTTTCGCCATGAATGGGGCGCGATTCCTGCATGTGGCGAAGACTCTGTATTCCTCGCGAAGCCATGAGAACAGACAGGTAGGGCTGCACGGTTCCGATCGCTTCAACGCCCTGCTCGAACACTCCAAAGAGCTGGCCATGAAGGCCAGGCAATGGATGAGGGATACCAATGAGAGATAGACATTTTGAAGATGTGCCAAATCGTCCGCTGATGGTGCTGACCTTTGACACGGACTGGGTTCCCCAGTTCATGCTCGATCGTTGTCTTGAACTCCTCGAAAGGGGGGGGGCAAAGGCGACGATTTTTTGTACCGGTCGTTACTCCTTGGGTAAGTCCGGTCTGTTTGAAGCAGCTTTACACCCGAATTTCCTGCCAGGTTCGACGCAGGGAGCCGATCCGGAATCCGTGGTGCAGGGCCTCAAGGATATATACCCAGAGGCCATCGGCTCCCGGTCGCACAAATATTTCTGGCATTCGGACATACGGCCCCTGCTGAAGCGGCACGGAATGTTGTACGATTGTTCCCAATATCTGCCCGGCCAGCCCCACGTCGGACTGGTCGAGCACCTTGGTATCAAACGGGTAGGGACCTGGTGGAGTGACAACCTGCACCTCCTTCTGGGGTATGATCTGAACACATTCAGCCCCCCCAACCTGAACAAGCCGGGTCTGCAGGTTCTGGATTTCCATCCCATCCACGTCTATCTGAACACGCCGGACAGAGATCGCTTCCGGCAGGTTATGGCACAACTGCCGCCGGTGCCGAAAATTCGGGAAGAGGATATTGCCCCGCACCGGTTTGAAGGGCAAGGCATAGGCACACTACTTGAGTCCGCCATTGAGCATCTCAACAGGGTGCAGGAATCGACCTGGACCATGGGTGAGCTGGTGCGGCGGAGTTTGTCTTGAAATAAAGGACTCCGTCAGTCGATGACCGGAACCGGATGAGGTGAACCGAATCTGGCCTCCGGGTGCGTCAGTATCCAGGGACCCTCCTGGATAAGTTTCGATACATCCCATCGGGGGATATGGTCGAATTGCGCAGAGGCCTCCTCCGGCAGCAGTCCTTCCCGTATCAGTCTTGGCAGGTCGGTGCCTGGATGAACGCCGTATCTGAGCATGATCTCAAGATTTCGCTTAAGCAGGTATGGCGGCATCGGTTCGTTCGGGGGGATGGTTCCCTTCTCGGTGAACAGTGTGGGGTAGTAGTCGCATTTGTTCTGTTTTTCCCGTTTCAGGGCATCAAATATGTATTGCGCGATGGACGGTGGGCTTGAGTAGCCTTGTTCAATATATTCGCGTCCCAACTCGGCCAGCTGGGTGCGGAACCGAACATCTCTGACCACCCTTGTGACTGCGGCCTTGAAATTGTCCTTGGTGATGTTCAGAACGGGCCGGTTGCGGGGCAGTGCCGACGAGACCCCGTCGTGACCGCCGAGGACAGCGCAGCCCCCAGCCATACCCTCGAAGGCGAGAAGGCCGCTGCCGCAGGAGAGTTCGTCGATGACAATGTCCGCTTCGGTGATTTCTTTGCAGACCACGTGATTTGGGACTTCCTGGAGCAGTTTGAGTTCAAATCGCAGCCCATTCCCGGCCAGCTCGTCCAGCATGGCCATGATGGCGTCCGTCTGCTTGTAAAGGGGACTTGAGGGGGCGTGAAGGATG is a window from the Pseudodesulfovibrio sp. S3 genome containing:
- a CDS encoding Gfo/Idh/MocA family oxidoreductase, translated to MSKSQKIVVIGAGYWGKNLIRNFYNLGALACICDNNEATLASFREQYPGVDTCVKLSEALGREDITGVVVATPAEMHFEQAKAALLAGKHVYVEKPLVLNEDHARELISIADSRERVLMVGHLLQYHPAFLAIRTLASAGDLGRINYICSHRLNLGKIRREENILWSFAPHDISMILSLAGEEPESVMAVGANYLHEHIADVTTTHLEFPSGLKAHIFVSWLHPFKEQKLVVVGDKKMAVFDDTKPWPEKLVLYPHEVRWENNTPVPNKADGFPVKLSQSEPLKLECQHFLDCLEQGQTPRTDGHEGLRVLKVLNASQKSLDNHGRLVTMRGDAQGEKAVSEVFVHETAVLDDNVTLGSGSKVWHFSHILSGSVIGKNVSMGQSVCVGPNVTVGDGCKIQNNVSVYTGVTLEENVFCGPSMVFTNVFNPRANISRMSEVRPTRVGKGATLGANCVIVCGNDIGRYALVGAGAVVTKAVPDHALVMGNPARLSGWVCQCGVKLEDNACPECGKTYDFPEQPAA
- a CDS encoding DegT/DnrJ/EryC1/StrS family aminotransferase, which encodes MIPFIDLKAQFACIEEDVRGRMDTVLAHGRFIMGPEVAELERELASFAGTDHCISCSSGTDALLMALMAEGVGPGDAVFTTPFTFIATAEVITLLGATPVFVDIDPVTFNMDPRQLDLAATAVRSQDAASYPLPITALGDEPLRLKLVIPVDLFGHPADYDAINAVALKHGLTTLADAAQSFGAQYQDGRAVTCGKIAATSFFPAKPLGCFGDGGAVFTNDETVAEVCRSLRVHGKGGHKYDNVRTGLNARMDTLQAAVLLAKLAIFPDELVKRQVVADGYAQGLSGVPNLVLPVVSPGCTSAWAQYTVRHPRRDEVQAVLKERGVPTAVYYPCPLHLQTAFAYLKYEHGAFPVSEVASQEVFSLPMSPYVEPKTLDEICTHVEAAVNWVSKV
- the wecB gene encoding UDP-N-acetylglucosamine 2-epimerase (non-hydrolyzing); the encoded protein is MDRLTLVTIVGARPQFVKAATVSRAVNAHNRTGDGPELVEYLVHTGQHYDHAMSQTFFDELNIARPDENLGVGSGPHGAQTARMLEALESVLTRNSHDAVLVYGDTNSTLAGALAAAKLHTPVFHVEAGLRSFNKAIPEEVNRILTDHVSSLLLCPTQTAVDNLRRESITQGVHLVGDVMYDSVVHYRTQADGKTDPPDFQGLTAGGYLLATVHRAENTDHREKLEAILSALGEMGRTTPVILALHPRTRKLAQAHGLSIPETVQVVEPLPYLSMLRLQANALGIVTDSGGIQKEAFFLGKPCLTVREETEWLETVEFGANTLAGTDREIMRGWHNAVRQGAFHMPEDVHPYGDGNAAGRIVETILDHFSHRT
- a CDS encoding glycosyltransferase, with amino-acid sequence MKRISVVVPSYNHAPYIEACLDSIYFQDYGNLEIVIVDDCSPDGSGDIIQRWVDNIDVERVSFAAYYDEEKHEIVRHEHRRYDKNRTVVFLRNKQNMGSTRTYNRGFKVATGEYCAFVASDDICHPQMFSTLAKPLDEDAADFVFSDLFIVDDAMRIVREFQFPDYDFKRNFCDWYLCGVATLYRRSLHERFGWYDETAMADDHECYLRFAMNGARFLHVAKTLYSSRSHENRQVGLHGSDRFNALLEHSKELAMKARQWMRDTNER